One genomic region from Candidatus Angelobacter sp. encodes:
- a CDS encoding restriction endonuclease subunit S, whose amino-acid sequence MESDRIPFSELLGEVIDNRGKTCPTAERGIPLIATNCIRNELLYPTYDKVRYVSQETYDTWFRGHPQPGDIIFVNKAT is encoded by the coding sequence ATGGAGTCTGATCGAATTCCATTCTCCGAACTTCTCGGCGAGGTTATCGACAACCGTGGCAAAACCTGTCCGACAGCCGAGCGTGGCATTCCCCTGATTGCGACGAATTGCATCCGCAATGAATTGCTTTATCCAACTTACGACAAGGTGCGCTACGTCTCGCAGGAAACTTACGACACATGGTTTCGAGGGCATCCGCAGCCCGGCGACATAATTTTTGTGAACAAGGCAACTC